The region ATCCCGCCGGCTGCCGCCATTGTGTCCCAGTTGACCCAGGGGATGGGTGTGACGGATTCAGGTGTCGGTTTATGCGGCGTTGCAATGTTGCTGGTCGACTGCAGGGCGGAGACAGACGCAAGCGTGCGATTCATTCCAACGGGCTTTAAGATTCTCTGAGCAACAAAGTCCGACCAGCTGTTTCCGCTCGCCTTGGCAATCACTTCACCGGCTGCCAGAAACATCAGATTGCTGTATCCATAACTGGCACGGAATTGTCCTTCTGGTTTCAAATGCCGGGCTCTGCGCAGAACTTCTTCCGGGGAATACGGAGTGCCCCACCAAAGCAGGTCGCCGCTGAAAGTCCCAAGGCCACTGCGGTGACAAAGCAAATCATCGATGCGAAGCTCCGAGGAGACCCAGGGGTCGTACAATTGAAGCCACGGAAGATACTTCTGAACCCGATCACTCAAATCCAGAACGCCGTCTTCCTCTAGGATCGCCAATGCAGCCGATGTGAACGCCTTGGAGTTTGAGGCAATTGCAAACAGAGTATCCCCATCCACCAACTCCTCCCTGCCAAGCTCCCGCACGCCGAATCCTTCGGAGAAAATCACCTGCCCGTCCCTGACAATGGACACTGCCAGACCGGGGACGCCCCAGCGAACCCTCGCTTCGGAAATTGCTGAACGAATCGCTTCGACATCAACATCCTGCCCCGCGGAACCAACGGGAACTGACAAGACCTGCGATTGCGCTGGAGTTGTTTCGACCTGAGCGAACGACGGCCCGGAAGCACACAAGGCAACCAGCCACATCACAAGAAGTACGCAGTTCTTCATTCCACGCCTCGAATCGTCACCAGTCAGTATTTGGAACACGAACTTATTCGGCTGCAACACCAAACAGGCCAAACATCATAGCATTGAATCGCCGTCCAACCGCACGCCACACAGGATCCAAAAACAACAGGAATTCGAATTTGTCAGGAACTCTCCTTGCTCTGGAATTCGTATCCGCACTTATCGACGTCGAATAATGGGCCAGCGAATCACTGGCTCAGCAATGCTTCTCCGGTGGGCAGCAAACACGTCTTCGATGCGCACTGCACAGTCGCTCGTCAAAAACTTTTCCTATCAGGCAGCATGGTCTAACCTAACTGTCCATTGAAAAACCGGGACAGGCAGGCAGGATGACTGGAAACCATCGTATTGTCAGGTCTCCTGCTCGAGCCAGTCCCGTTTTTCAATAGGCTGCTAATTAAGCTAAGAGTTCTTTCTTTGGGCGACAAAGGCAAGCGAATTCTGTTTGCGTCACATATGTGACCATGGACATTCTCAGATTCGTTTCGCTGGTATCACAGACATCACAAATTGAGTATCGTTGCGGTAGAGCAGATTCACTGTTCGTTGAAGTTCGTCGCACGTCTCTCGCTTGCGCAATGCCTGAACCATTTTCAGAGGTTCCACGCGAGATCATTCGCGGGGAAAGCAACAACGAAGTTTCCTGACAGCTCATACAGGACGTGCCGAATAAACAGGAAGTCGAACCGGAGACATCCACGCAATCACGGCCTTACGAGATGTCAGACCCGGGATCAAACTGCGATCCCGGCAACATCGTCTGTTGGAAGAAGCTTTCTGTTCACTTCAGGATTCCGGCGAACCACGCGCTGCACGCGAGGAGACGGAAGAGCCGGACTGATCGTCAACATCGCACATGTCCGCAGCGTGAACATCGTGTTCATTTCTCAAAAGGATGCAACGGCTGCCATGGAAACAGATCCATCCCTCAGCGCGATCGCCGCAGAACTCGATTCGATGCACGCCAGTGCACGTCAGGCGTTTTGCGCCAGGGACATTGATGCATACAGAACGTTCTTCACGGAAGACCTTCGCTACATTCAGGCTGATGGGAAACAGATTAACCGCGATGAACTCTTGCGTCACGTCAGGAAACAACTGTCCCAATTCAAAACTGTCGATTCTGAAATGACTCGCGAATCCATTGCTGTAAATAACAACGGAACCGCAACTCCAATTCTGAACCAGACAGGCATCTATACACTTTCGGTTTTCGTATTCTTCACAAGAACCTGGAACATCAATCGCCGCGGAAAATACACCTACCGAAAGACAGATGGCCGTTGGCAGATCTGTCATGTTGAAGTCTTTTCTGAAACAGTAAACTGACATTCAACCGAAAGCCTGGAAAATCACTGTGCGGTAAATCACTGTGCGGTAATGGGGCTCGTGCATCTGAAAATCGTGCTGGTCGGCCGGCCACTGTTGGTTTTTCGCAATGGCCAGCGAGAGTCAAGTTCGTTCGATGACCTGTTCGGAGGAGGTGACGTCAGGATCCAATTGCGCGACGCAGTCGAAACTGTCCATGTGATTCGCTACGCCAGACTCAAGGCACTGGCAACCACCATCTCAGATGTTCCCGGGTTGTCGTAATGTCTCAGGCGTCCTGACCTCAATCGTTCGAATCTCGCGAACTGCCTGACTGTAACCCGGATAACGCAGTCGCACTGCGCTGAGAAAACTTTGCAATTCCAACAGCCCCTTCGGAGCCAATCGGGTTGCACGCGACAAATGCGACAGCGGCTTATGACGACGTGAAGATCGCCGTTCCTGCACGAACGCTTGTTACATTGGCCGAGCATCGTCGAAGCGATTGACCTGACATAAATCATTTTGACGACCACAGACACCTGCCGCGTGTGGCAACGCATAACCCCATCGTTTCATGACCATATCGTTTTGAGTGAACGATGCTGGAGGCCCACAAAGGGGCGCAACACCTGGAAATATCAGGTCCGGAATCCGATTGACCGACGATTCCGACGAAGTCTGCTTCCCAAACATCGCATTCTGGACAGGTCCATCAGATTAGCGTTGCTGGTGGGGAATTCCTGAAATAGAGTTCGTCCGGACATCCAGCTTCCAGAAACTCACGGGCTGTTTTGCGGTGACTCCGCGATCTGCGTTGCCGCTCGAAACACAGGACAGAATTTGCTGTGCCCGGCTGTTGGTTCCGCATTCCGCTTCCATTCGCGATCCGGACGAACGTTGAATCCAGTCGTTCACCTGCGTTTGGCCGGAAGTGCCGGTTCGGCCTCAGGCGTTTTCCTGCGGCGAACACTGGCTTCATGAATGACGGAAATTTACGGTTGTCCCGGCCTTTGTCCTCTGCCCGTCCTGCGGCAGAACACCATGCCCTTCTGTTGTGAAATTCAGTCAATGCTTGATTTGTTTGCGTCCGGAGAACAGAACGTTAAGAACGACGTTTTGTCCGGAATCACGGTTGCTCTGGCTCTTGTCCCTGAAGCGGTAGCGTTTGCATTTGTTGCGGGCGTCTCACCGATCATAGGTCTGTATTCGGCGTTCTTCCTGGGTCTGATCACCGCGATCTTCGGCGGCCGTCCGGGCATGATTTCCGGGGCCACCGGCGCGATGGCTGTTGTCGTGGTTACACTGGTTGCACAACATGGCATTGAGTTCATGTTCCCCACCGTCATCCTCTGCGGGCTGCTTCAGGTCGTTGTTGGGTTGTGTCGCCTGGGCAAACTGATTCGTATGGTTCCCCATCCGGTCATGCTGGGGTTTGTCAACGGACTTGCAATCGTCATCTTCACGGCTCAGTTCGGCAGCTTCAAAACGGTAAGCAATGTTGGGCGCCTGACCTACATGCAGGGACCAGCGCTGTGGATCATGCTGGGATTGATTGGCATAACGATGGCTATCATCTGGTTGCTGCCGAAACTCACACGAGCCATACCCGCCTCACTCACAGCCATTCTTTTCGTCAGCGCCTTATCCGTGGTCCTGAATGCGACGCTCGATCCGAGCCTGGCAGCACAGAACCAGCGACGTGTTGTTCTGACGGTCGGCGACATGCTTTACACGAATGCCATCGCCAATGCGGCATCTTCTGTCGAAGACACACCTGCAACAGATCCTCTCACTGACAATGATCTTCCGGAAGGATCAATGGCGACTGCAACGCGATTGCCGGAAGTCCCACCGGAGGCCGTCAGCCTGAGCGCCGGATTACCTCGACCATTTTTTCTGGACTTTGCTCTGCCACCGTTCACACCGGGCACGCTTTTCATCATCCTGCCTTATGCATTAACGCTGGCAGCCGTCGGTTTGATTGAGTCTCTGATGACACTGACTCTGGTCGATGAGATTACGGAAACACGTGGATCCGGTAATCGGGAGTGTCTCGGGCAGGGACTTGCAAATATCCTGTGCGGTCTGTTTGGAGGCATGGGGGGCTGCGCGATGATTGGCCAGTCACTGATCAATGTCAATTCCGGTGGACGCGGACGCTTGTCCGGAATTGTTGCCGCAGTCTGTCTGTTATTGTTTGTGCTGTTTCTGAGTCCGTTGATCGAAATGATTCCCATGGCAGCGCTTGTTGGCGTGATGTTCATGGTGGTGATCGGCACATTCGAATGGGCTTCTCTGCGAATGATGCGCAAGGTGCCCGCATCGGACTATCTGGTCATGGTGATTGTGGCCGGCTACACAGTTCTCATGCACGACCTGGCATCTGCCGTTGTGATTGGCATTATCGCTTCCGCTCTGGTGTTCGCATGGCAGCAGGCCAAACATGTGGGAGCGGATGTCAAGTTCAATGAATTCGGCAGCAAGATCTATCAGTTACATGGGCCACTGTTCTTCGCGTCCGTGACATCTTTCCGGGATCTGTTCGACCCGAAATCCGATCCGGACGACGTCGTCATCGATTTCTACTATACCCGCGTTTACGACCAGTCCGGACTGGAAGCGATCAATTCCCTGGCTGAAAAGTACGCGCAGCTTAACAAACGGCTTCACCTGACTCATTTGAGTCCGGAATGTCGATCGCTGCTGGATCGGGCGGGAGATCTCGTGGAAGTCAACCTGTCAGAAGACCCGCAATACCATATCGCCACCGATCGCATCACAACCGGGCCCATGATTCCGGCACCTGCGATGGCTGAAACTTAGTGCAGGATTCCTGGCGGAAATTCATCGATCAGTGACTCGCAGTAATCTCTCACGCTATCCATGTCCGATTCAATTGTGCCGGAGCAAAGGCGAACCAATGTGGGAGCCAGTAATCTGGCAATCACATTGTGTGGTCGGGATTCCATATGCATCGTGAGCGTTGTGGATGTGTTCATCGAACCATCAGGCTGAGTATCCTTCGCTCGTGGCTGAGAAACAGTGAAGACTGTGTCCCAAACTGCACCGCCCACATCACTAACCATGCGGACCATGTGATTTTCCCGGAAGTCGACGACTTCCAGTGTGGTGCGGCATGTTCGGCCATTGATCGTACGCGTCTCATGAAATCGCGTTCCGGATCCATGCCTGCATTCCGACAAAAACTCAATGCCGGAAATACCCTGCACGGCCTGACGGAATTTGTCAGGATTCGAAATTACCTGAAACACCTTTGCCAAAGGTGCGTTCACCGTTCGTGAACATTCGAAGATCAGAGACTCAGGCGGATTACCAGCCGCCAGCATTCCCGCAACGCCGAACAGGGGCCAGACGACTACACCAGCGATCCACATCCAGATCGGATGCGGGATCATCGCCAGGTTGAAAATGGTAGCTGCCAGCAGAATCAACAGGGCAATGACTGGCGGCATCAGACTGCGTGACGGCGCAAGACGCCTGGCCACAAATCCCGCAATAAAGGCTCCCGCGCACCAGGCAAGAAGTACAATGACGAACGCTCCCGTCGGCAGCTGCGCAGCGAATTCCGCAAGCTGCTGAGGATTGTTAAAGTCGAAACCTTCCGGAGGCGGATAGATCGCGGAACTGATGGATTCAATCAATCCCACAGCGATGCCGCCGATCAAAAGTCCGGCTAGTGTGGCCGCGATTCGCTTCACCATCCGCCTGCCGGATGGGGGTTTGAGCGGTTGATTTGGTTTTCCCTTGGATTGTTCGACAGACATACTGTTTCTTTCTTCAGGTACTACATTTCGGACGGGCGCAACAGCCAGCAGGACTGGTGTTGTTCCATTCCGATGTGCGGGTAGTACGTTTCAGCAGCAGGGGCAGCCAGCAGGATGAGTGTTGTATTCAGGCCGACCGCCTGGTGTGTTTTCTGGATCAGAAGGCGTCCAATCCCCCGTTTTTGCCATGAACGGTCGACGGCCAGATCCGACAAATAGGTACAGTAAGCCCGATCGGAGATCGCGCGGCTGACCCCGACCAGCAGCCCATTCCGTCGGGCCGTGACAATCGTGGTCGCGTTTCTTAGCATCATTTCCATTCGCGCCAAATCGTCAACGGGCCGGCGTTCTGCCAGTGTCGATCGACGCAGAACATCAACAAAGTCTGTGACCGACAGCTGTGGCTCGATTTGAATGGTGATGTCGTTCAGCATTGGTAATTTCGGGTTTTCGTTGGTTTAGAGAAATTTGCCAGGATTCCTGAGCGTTGGGCGAACCGGGAGCAGAACAGCGGCAGGACTGCTACTCTACATGACAGGAATCGCCAAGCGGCCTGTACGCTTGCAAGCTGTTTCGATAGATTCAGTCGCTTCAACGACTCTCACTTTACCAAATCAAGAAGGACTTCCCATGATTCGAGCTCGATTCACCTGCGCGCTGGTGGCATCGACGCTGGCGTTGGCAGGCATGTTCGGAACAGCTCATGGCCAGACGCTGCTGTCAGGCGATCAGGTATTACCGAAAGACACCTACATCTACGTGGCGGTACCCAGCATGGAACGAATGAAGCAGGGATTCAACGCTTCGTCCACCGGTCAGATGATAGCCGACCCGGCATTTGACGACTTCAAAGCAGAACTCAAGTCCGCGTTCTCTTCTGAGGTCAATGAAGCATTTGCAAATGTTCAGGATACTCTGGGCCTGACTGTGGAAGAACTGCTGGAGATTCCATCCGGAGAATTCAGTTTTGCCATTTCTTCTGTGGGCAACAACATTGGCATCGTACTGATTGCTGATTACGGCGACCACGAATCTCAGGTCACCGGACTGCTTGAAAAAGCTCAGGCCGGGCTGTCTCAGGCACCCAACCTGGAACTCAATCCGACCACGATCGATGGTACAGAAGTAACGATGTACACCGTTACCGGCAAAGCTGCTCAGGCAACCCCGCTGGCAAAGGAATTTGGATGGTTTCAGAAGGACGGCCGATTGGTGTTCTGTACCAACAGCGCCATCATGGATTCGATTCTGACCAACTGGACTTCAGGTGAAGACGGGCTTCGATCGAACAACGTTTTCAGCTATGTCATGGAAAAGTGTCACAGTGACGACGACAAGAATATGGTCGTAGCGTTTGTCGATCCACTGGGCCTTGCAACAAAAGTCATTCAGTCGGGTTCACTGGGACCGCAGATTACACCGCAGGCCAGCATGGGTCTGATGATGTTGCCAGCGTTTGGACTGAACCAGCTGAAAGGTTTTGGTTCTGTCGGACAGATGAACGTTGATGGATTTGAAGCGGTTTCCCGCTCTTTCATCTACTCCGAACAACCCCCTCAGGCACTGATGCGAGTCTTCATGCTGGACGAAGTTAATCCTGCGCCTCCAGCCTGGGTCAAAGAAGGAACCAGCGCGTATCTTTCGACCAAATGGAATATCACGGAAGCCTACGCCGCAATTGAGTCACTCGTAGACGGCTTTCAGGGTGCTGGTGCTCTGGCGGGTATGATTGATGGTCTGGCGACACAGGGACCTCAAATTCACATCAAGACAGATGTGATCGATCAACTGGATGGAACTGTACAGTTTGTCTCGGCACCCGGCGAAGAAGCTGGCAATGACCAAATGCTGTTTTCACTGGGCGTCCGTGATAACGCTGCCATGACCGACCTGCTGACTCGGCTGACATCAGAACCCGGATTTCCGGGTGAATCACGAGAGTTTCAGGGCGTCACGCTCTACGAAATTTCAGCCACAGGCGATAAGCCTGTCACCTTCACAGTCGCCAATAATCAGTTGATGATTGGGGTTGGTGGAACAATGGTTGAACAGGCACTGAGAAACGACACCGACACTCCGTCACTGGCCGAAGCTGCGGACTACAGGAAGATTTCTGAGCACTTCAAACCTGGCGCTGTTGCCGTCAGCTACAGCCATCCAGCCGCCCAGTATCGCTCTCTGTACGAAATGCTCAAGAGCGGAAGTGCGGCAGATCAGTTCCCAGGCATGGATGAAATCTTTGAACGCATCGACTTCACGCGTCTGCCTCCATTCGAAGCCATTGAAAAATATCTGGCTCCAGCTGGTGGCTACTGGGTCGGTGACGAAAACGGCGTGCTGATGGAGCAGTTCTCACTGAAACCTGGCAACTAACGTTGTACCTGTGACTGGTTAAAGCTCCTGTCGCTCAGACAAAACAGTAAGCACCCGATTCGAATTTCCGAATTGGGTGCTTTCTTTTTGCGCGGTTGGTATCTTCCAGGTCCTGCCTCTTGGGAGTTGTAGACTATGGTCAACCATCGCCAGCCTGACAATGTAACTCGAAACTCCGGTTCAAAAATGCAATCTGCGATTCCATCCCATCCTGATATCAATGGATCTCCGGAATGGATGGCATGGGTTCGCGGGGGTGCGAGAGCGATAAAGGCCACGGTTCCCTTCAAGCTGAGCCGCGGCCTGATTCTGGCCTGGATCCTTCTGGCAGATGCAGCCGCTCTGTTCCCCGGTAGCGCTCGCGCTTCGGGGCAGCCTCTGATTACGGACGACGGCGAAGAGGATGCCGAGGTATTTTTTGAAACACATGTGCGCCCCGTGTTAGCCGGGCATTGTATTCAGTGTCACGGACCTGAGAAACAATCGGGCGGACTGCGACTGGATTCTGCAGAGTCGATACGGAGACCTGGTGAATCCGGTCTGCCAGCAGTTCTGCCGGGTGATGTCGCGGCCAGCCATCTCATTCAGGCAATTCGCTACGATGGTGACGTTCAGATGCCACCCGACGGTCCTCTCACCAGGCCACAGCGTGAAGCACTGGAAGCATGGGTTCGAACGGGGGCATACTGGCCCAGTCGGCAGTCTCCGATTGCTTCGACTGCGAAAGATGCTGCAAAGACACACTGGGCATTTCAACCAATTCAGGTTCCGCCAATTCCTGAAATCTCCCCGGAGCTGCCTGGTGGCAACAAGCTGATATCGGCGCAGTTTCTGCAGAATCCCATCGATGCATTTGTTGCTGACCGATTAGTGAAGAATGGACTTCAGCACTCGCCATTGGCCGATCGCAAAACACTGATCCGCCGTATGTCTTATGCCGTCACCGGTCTGCCGCCCGAAATTGATGAGGTCGAAGCCTTCGAGACGGATACTGCCCCCGATGCAATTGACCGGCTGATTGAACGCCTTCTTGGCTCCGATGCCTACGGCGAACACTGGGCGCGGAAGTGGCTGGATATTGCTCGATATTCCGACACAAAAGGCTACGTCTATGCGAGAGAAGAACGCTTTTGGGTGCATGCGTGGTCGTATCGTGACTGGGTCGTCAGATCGCTGAATGCCGATCTTCCGTACGATCGATTTCTCCTGCTTCAGATTGCGGCGGATCAGGTGACTGACAGGACAGAAGGTGATCTGGCGGCCATGGGTTTTCTGACCCTGGGGCGGCGTTTTCTGGGCGTCCAGCGCGATATTTACGATGACCGAATCGACGTCGTGACTCGAGGAACAATGTCGCTGACCGTTGGATGCGCCAGATGTCACGACCACAAGTACGATCCGATCCCGACGGCGGACTACTATTCACTGTATGGTGTCTTTGCAAGTTGCCGGGAACGAATCGTTCCGCTTGCGGACCAGCCGATGGATGATGCATTCACGACGGAGCTGAACGCGCGTCTAAAAAAGCTCAATGACACTTTGCAGGAACGTCGCCGGACAACATCCGAACGCATCCGCAAACGAATCGGAGACTATCTGAAGGCACAATTCGAGCTGGAAAAATATCCGGAAGAAGGATTCGACCAGGTCATCTCAACCAGTGATCTTCTTCCATCGTTTGTGCGCCGCTGGCAGTCGTTTCTGCGCCACACAAAACAAACCAATGACCCCGTATTCACCGCCTGGCATGCGTGGCTGGAGCTGGATTCTCAGCGTGGCGATTCATCTGCAGACCCGGCTCAACGTCTGACGCTGCCCGAACATACAAATTCACTGGTTGCCGATGCGTTTACTCCCCAACCAACATCGCGCGAGGACATGATTGAACGTTACGCAGGTCTGTTCAGAAAGATTGACCAGCAGTGGCTGGAACTTCTCGAGCAGCCCAGAGAACAGAATCAACCGGCACCGATATCACTACCCAATCCGGAGGCCGAAGCAATTCGGACAGTTCTTTACGGAATCGAATCGCCATGCGTTGTCCCGGATGAGCCGGTCGTGCATACGGAATATGATTTCGATTCCGGCACGTGTAACGAACTCTGGAAGTTGCAGGGAGAAGTGGATCGATGGGTCATTAATGCGAATAAGCCGGTGCCCTACGCCGTAATACTGGAAGATCGCGCCGTTCCAACGACACCTCGAATTTTTCGGCGAGGCAATCCGGCTCAAAAAGGCGACGACGTCCCGCGACAATTCCTGCAGTTGCTCAGCGGTAAAGACAGGCAGCCTTTTCAGGATGGAAGCGGGCGTTTCGAACTGGCCCAAGCGATCATAGATCCCCAAAATCCCCTGACAGCACGAGTGATCGTCAACCGCGTCTGGGCTCAGTATTTTGGCCAGGGTCTTGTTTCGACGCCGGGCGATTTCGGGACGCGTGCGAATCCACCGTCCCACCCGGAGCTTCTGGACTGGCTTGCCAACTGGTTCATTCAGGAAGGCTGGAGTCTGAAGAAACTGCATCGGTTGATTCTGTCTTCCGGTACATTTCAGCAGACGTCCACGGGACCCACTGACAAAGATGCTGTCAATGCGGCTTTGCGTAAGGACCCGGCAAACCAGTTACTCTGGCACATGAATTCTCATCGGCTGTCGTTTGAGGAAATGCGGGATTCGATGTTGATGGCTTCCGGACGCCTCGATCGAACTTCAGGCGGCAAGCCCGTCAATTTGTTTACCGCACCTTATCCAGTGCGACGAACACTGTACGGGTTGATCGATCGTCAGTTTCTGCCAGGAACTCTGCGCATGTTCGATTTTGCAAATCCGGATCTGCATATTCCCCAGCGCAGCGACACTACTGTTCCACAACAGGCGCTTTACCTGATGAATCACCCGTCAACCATCGAGCACGCTCGAAGCCTGGCGTCGCGCGTCACTTCAATGCAGAAAGCTGCCGGAGGGGATACCGATCCAAACAATCAGGGGGCTTCAGAATCGGCAGCGAATGTCCGGCAATTATACCGACTGGCGTTACAGCGCGACCCTTCGCAGCAGCAGCTCACCGAAGCGGTGGAATTCCTGACGCAGTCACCGGCGGATTCTTCTGATGGACCACCGAAGACCGCAAAAGACTGGTCATACGGTTATGGCCGGTATGACGAAGTGACGCAACGAGCGGCAGATTTCAAGCCTCTTCCGCACTTCACAGGCACGGCGTGGCAGGGCGGGGCAGCCTGGCCGGATCCGAAACTGGGCTGGGTTCAGTTGACCGCGACAGGCGGACATCCGGGAAATGACCGTCAGCATGCCAGTATCCGTCGATGGACTGCACCGCGAGCCATGTCTATTCAGATTCAGTCCCAGGCGGTTCACGAAGCGGCCCCGGGCGACGGCATTCGAGTCTTCGTTGTCAGTTCACGGCATGGACTGCTGCAAACAGCCATCCTGCATCAGAAGACCGCAAATCTGAATTGTGAACCATTGAGTGTTGAAGCCGACGAAACGATCGACTTTATCTGCGATATTGGCGACGTCCTGAATAGTGATCAGCATTTCTGGCGTATTCAGCTCCACGAAGTCGGCGCATCGTCGGAAGCAATCGCGAAAAACCAGGGCGAACAGTGGAATTCTGAAACAGATTTCACGCATGACACGATACAAAGCCTGAGCCCCCTGGAGCAGCTGGCCCAGGTGCTGTTGTGCTCGAATGAGTTCCTGTTTGTGGATTAGCGTTTTGACACCGTGATGCAGCCGTTTGCGATGCTGTGGTGGCTAATGCAGCGGTGGCAAAATAAATCGCGGATGCGACGTTCTTGTCGACTCCACAACAGAACGACGGTTTTGAATTCGCTTGAGAAGAGACGGCTGACGAACTGTGGGACATCCAAGAAAGAAAAAACAAACCTCTTTCCGGCGTCGCGTCGCAGAATTCTGGGGCTGGTTCGCCAGTCAGGCAGATCATTTCGATCAGGCGATTGTAGAGAATCGCTGTGGCGATCTGTCATCAGAAATGACCAGAGTTTGTGACCGGCTCCTTCCAACCCTGAGCTGGGTATTCGGTCCGGGAAAAGACGGTGGTCACTCCTTCACGGTGTCCGGTGAGGGCCAGATTGTCCATCAGTTACTGGCCGAATACTGGCTTTGGCATGCCCCGGAGCTAAAGCGATGGACCTTCCACGGATCGCGGCAGCCGTCAGATACGACGGCGCTGCGAGGCATGCAGTTTGCTGTCGGTGACAAGCATCAGGTGACGATCGATGGGTTCATCCTGCGGACACAGGTTGATACTGAACGACAACGTCTTGATATCACTGCGTGGCATCCATCCTTTGAACACATCCCGGATCAACACCATTTGCAGCTGACGTTTCTGCTGCTCGACGAAACGATGGGAGAATTCGGGACACAAAACTGGGTTGGTGGGATCTGCGTCGAACCGATCGAGCCCGGTGAGCAATCTACGACACTACTGCAACTGCCATCGTTTGTGGACGGCGTCGCGAAGTACTACTCTTGGGAGAAGTATTCACCACTGGATGCGTATTCCGTCTACGAAATACCAGAAGGATTTGACGAGCATCGACCAGTTCGCCGATTCGGTTCAACCTGTATCCCGGGGGTCATCTATGATTTGATCGAGAATGACGGAACACTTCCGGAAGACCCTCTCGAAGGGACCGGTGCAGAATTTGTTTTTGTCGCACTTGATCTGGCCGTCTTTCCTTCGGGTAACGAAGTGAATTTTCGTGGCGAAATTGAGGACGCACTGGGCATAGCGCTCAGGAATTCGGCTGGTGGCAGAACTCTGGGCGGCGCTTTCGGTCCTGACGAAGCATTCATCGATGTGCTGTTGTTTGATGGTGACGACAGCCGCGAAACAATTCGCAGTGTTCTTGCCGCAAAGAACCTGCTCGAACAGTCACGACTGGTCAACTTTGCTTAGGTGACAACAAAGTCTTCAGGTGCAGAGTCACACATTCTGCAAGCTTGTCCACGTTGTACCCACCTTCAAGCACGCTCAACAGACGTCCGCTGCTGTGAACGGATGCGGCCTGCTGCACGAGACGCGTCAAAGTCTCGAAGTCTTCCGTTTCCAGACCAAGTGACCCCACGGGATCGGCGGCATGCGCATCAAAACCCGCGCTGACAATGATCAGGTCCGGCCGCGATTTTTCAACGGCTTTGTAAAGCATCTGCTCAAAGGACGAAAGATAGTCCTTTCGACTGATCCCAAACGACATGGGCAGATTAAAGGTTGTCCCGAGTCCTGCCCCGCGACCGGTTTCGGAATGGCGTCCTGTCCCGGGATAAAATGGGAAGCGGTGCGCTGAGAAAAACGTGACCTG is a window of Planctomycetaceae bacterium DNA encoding:
- a CDS encoding SulP family inorganic anion transporter encodes the protein MLDLFASGEQNVKNDVLSGITVALALVPEAVAFAFVAGVSPIIGLYSAFFLGLITAIFGGRPGMISGATGAMAVVVVTLVAQHGIEFMFPTVILCGLLQVVVGLCRLGKLIRMVPHPVMLGFVNGLAIVIFTAQFGSFKTVSNVGRLTYMQGPALWIMLGLIGITMAIIWLLPKLTRAIPASLTAILFVSALSVVLNATLDPSLAAQNQRRVVLTVGDMLYTNAIANAASSVEDTPATDPLTDNDLPEGSMATATRLPEVPPEAVSLSAGLPRPFFLDFALPPFTPGTLFIILPYALTLAAVGLIESLMTLTLVDEITETRGSGNRECLGQGLANILCGLFGGMGGCAMIGQSLINVNSGGRGRLSGIVAAVCLLLFVLFLSPLIEMIPMAALVGVMFMVVIGTFEWASLRMMRKVPASDYLVMVIVAGYTVLMHDLASAVVIGIIASALVFAWQQAKHVGADVKFNEFGSKIYQLHGPLFFASVTSFRDLFDPKSDPDDVVIDFYYTRVYDQSGLEAINSLAEKYAQLNKRLHLTHLSPECRSLLDRAGDLVEVNLSEDPQYHIATDRITTGPMIPAPAMAET
- a CDS encoding nuclear transport factor 2 family protein, translating into MFISQKDATAAMETDPSLSAIAAELDSMHASARQAFCARDIDAYRTFFTEDLRYIQADGKQINRDELLRHVRKQLSQFKTVDSEMTRESIAVNNNGTATPILNQTGIYTLSVFVFFTRTWNINRRGKYTYRKTDGRWQICHVEVFSETVN
- a CDS encoding serine hydrolase → MKNCVLLVMWLVALCASGPSFAQVETTPAQSQVLSVPVGSAGQDVDVEAIRSAISEARVRWGVPGLAVSIVRDGQVIFSEGFGVRELGREELVDGDTLFAIASNSKAFTSAALAILEEDGVLDLSDRVQKYLPWLQLYDPWVSSELRIDDLLCHRSGLGTFSGDLLWWGTPYSPEEVLRRARHLKPEGQFRASYGYSNLMFLAAGEVIAKASGNSWSDFVAQRILKPVGMNRTLASVSALQSTSNIATPHKPTPESVTPIPWVNWDTMAAAGGIISSTNDMAKWLIVQLNRGELPDGTSLFSRRSSDRMWKVHNVMSVSSGYQKRFPSTHFRGYGLGWVLSDYKGRMTVSHGGGYDGMYSHVLMVPDENLGIVVLTNSMTGISPAIANTVMDRYLGGSQREWLTEDLVTDRKGRLDFHDRIEKTVAATVTGTQPSRSLDAYAGEFRCPLYGDASVTKEGQGLVLRLLPNEHLIADLEHIQFDTFRIRWRNQFAWFGDGTIQFVPDAKQVFQQLRLDVPNDDLWFYELDFRRIGSREDE
- a CDS encoding GNAT family N-acetyltransferase, which codes for MLNDITIQIEPQLSVTDFVDVLRRSTLAERRPVDDLARMEMMLRNATTIVTARRNGLLVGVSRAISDRAYCTYLSDLAVDRSWQKRGIGRLLIQKTHQAVGLNTTLILLAAPAAETYYPHIGMEQHQSCWLLRPSEM